Proteins co-encoded in one Strix uralensis isolate ZFMK-TIS-50842 chromosome 2, bStrUra1, whole genome shotgun sequence genomic window:
- the SPART gene encoding spartin isoform X1 — translation MEQLQGPVMQEDANIKAINEEYRKAFIFINKGLNTDELGQKEEARSYYKQGLDHLLRGVSIPSQGPACVGSQWESARQMQQKMRETLRNVHARLGILEQNTPPVQASPAAMDAPAGVSKLYPSIPSKEKPERPPAPNSLFLPRQPPAADGSVATVSQGQTAAMSPSSAKPLCLPNEAPPAYTPQATNGHFTVSYGTDSGEFSSVGEDYYSKCTQPPPLENLGVDADELILIPQGVQIFFVTPDGQVSAPSYPGYLRIVKFLDTDSETAQNRPPAFLQVCDWLYPLMCNQSPVLCCNTGVYMFPDTMSQIPGSYVGVVLSSELPAADRELFEDLLKQMSDLRIQVPGSHERVGLSSELPATERAHFEDKFKQMSGHKVQPSEASSDTVNLPQTVRIQPQPEGAENQKELPEWSEKVAHGILSGASWVSWGLIKGAEYTGKAIHKGASKLREHIQPEEKPLEVNPTVAKGLHVAKQATGGAVKVSQFLVEGVCSIASCVGKELAPHMKKHGSKLVPESLKKDKDGKSTFDGALVVAASGIQGFATVWQGLESAAKCIAKSVSTETVKTVKYKYGDDAGHATDNAVNSAINVGVTAFNIDNIGIKAVVKKTAKETGHAVLDEYNVLDDEDKKLH, via the exons ATGGAACAACTGCAGGGTCCAGTTATGCAAGAAGATGCAAATATTAAAGCTATTAATGAAGAGTACAGGAAAGCCTTTATTTTTATCAATAAAGGACTGAATACAGATGAACTGGGTCAGAAGGAAGAGGCAAGAAGTTATTATAAGCAAGGGCTTGACCACTTGCTCCGAGGAGTTAGCATTCCATCGCAGGGCCCTGCATGTGTCGGGTCCCAGTGGGAGTCTGCCAGGCAAATGCAACAGAAGATGAGGGAGACGCTCCGAAACGTTCATGCTCGACTCGGCATTCTAGAACAAAACACCCCACCCGTACAAGCAAGTCCTGCTGCAATGGATGCCCCTGCTGGGGTGTCCAAGCTGTACCCATCCATTCCTTCCAAAGAAAAGCCAGAAAGACCCCCAGCCCCTAATTCTCTGTTCCTACCACGTCAGCCACCTGCAGCAGATGGAAGTGTTGCAACTGTGAGCCAGGGGCAAACTGCAGCTATGAGTCCATCATCTGCAAAACCTCTTTGTCTGCCAAATGAAGCACCTCCTGCCTATACTCCTCAAGCTACCAATGGCCATTTTACTGTGTCTTATGGCACAGACTCTGGGGAGTTTTCTTCTGTAGGTGAGGACTACTACAGTAAGTGTACTCAGCCACCTCCCCTTGAAAACCTGGGAGTGGATGCAGATGAGCTGATCTTGATTCCCCAAGGAGTACAGATATTCTTTGTGACTCCTGATGGGCAGGTTAGTGCTCCTTCGTATCCTGGATATCTACGCATTGTGAAGTTCTTGGATACAGATAGTGAGACGGCCCAGAATCGTCCACCTGCATTTCTTCAG GTTTGTGACTGGTTGTATCCTCTAATGTGTAACCAGTCTCCTGTTCTGTGCTGCAATACTGGAGTCTACATGTTCCCTGACACGATGTCCCAGATACCAGGGTCCTACGTGGGAGTAGTGCTGTCTTCAGAACTTCCAGCAGCTGACAGAGAGCTGTTTGAGGATCTCTTAAAACAGATGTCTGACCTTCGAATCCAA GTGCCAGGATCCCATGAGAGAGTAGGGTTATCTTCAGAGCTCCCAGCAACTGAGAGAGCGCATTTTGAAGATAAATTTAAACAGATGTCTGGCCACAAAGTCCAG CCTTCAGAAGCCTCTAGTGATACAGTTAACTTGCCTCAGACTGTACGTATCCAACCACAACCTGAAGGAGCAGAAAATCAGAAAGAGTTGCCAGAGTGGAGTGAGAAAGTTGCCCATGGAATCTTGTCAG GTGCATCTTGGGTAAGCTGGGGCCTAATAAAAGGAGCAGAATATACTGGCAAAGCTATCCACAAAGGAGCTTCTAAACTGCGAGAACACATTCAACCAGAAGAAAAACCTCTAGAAGTCAACCCAACTGTGGCAAAGGGACTTCATGTAGCAAAACAGGCTACAGGAGGAGCTGTGAAAGTCAGCCAGTTCTTAG TTGAGGGAGTGTGTTCCATAGCAAGCTGTGTCGGAAAGGAGCTGGCTCCACACATGAAGAAGCATGGCAGCAAATTAGTTCCAGAATCCCTTAAGAAAGATAAAGATGGCAAATCCACTTTTGATGGTGCTCTGGTGGTAGCAGCAAGTGGAATTCAAG GGTTTGCAACAGTGTGGCAAGGTTTAGAAAGTGCAGCGAAGTGCATTGCTAAAAGTGTTTCAACCGAGACTGTAAAAACTGTCAAATACAA GTACGGAGATGATGCTGGCCATGCTACAGACAACGCTGTGAATTCTGCAATCAATGTTGGTGTGACAGCATTTAACATTGACAATATTGGTATCAAAGCTGTTGTAAAGAAAACTGCAAAGGAAACCGGCCATGCTGTGTTAGATGAGTATAATGTATTGGATGATGAGGATAAAAAATTACACTGA
- the SPART gene encoding spartin isoform X2 gives MEQLQGPVMQEDANIKAINEEYRKAFIFINKGLNTDELGQKEEARSYYKQGLDHLLRGVSIPSQGPACVGSQWESARQMQQKMRETLRNVHARLGILEQNTPPVQASPAAMDAPAGVSKLYPSIPSKEKPERPPAPNSLFLPRQPPAADGSVATVSQGQTAAMSPSSAKPLCLPNEAPPAYTPQATNGHFTVSYGTDSGEFSSVGEDYYSKCTQPPPLENLGVDADELILIPQGVQIFFVTPDGQVSAPSYPGYLRIVKFLDTDSETAQNRPPAFLQVCDWLYPLMCNQSPVLCCNTGVYMFPDTMSQIPGSYVGVVLSSELPAADRELFEDLLKQMSDLRIQPSEASSDTVNLPQTVRIQPQPEGAENQKELPEWSEKVAHGILSGASWVSWGLIKGAEYTGKAIHKGASKLREHIQPEEKPLEVNPTVAKGLHVAKQATGGAVKVSQFLVEGVCSIASCVGKELAPHMKKHGSKLVPESLKKDKDGKSTFDGALVVAASGIQGFATVWQGLESAAKCIAKSVSTETVKTVKYKYGDDAGHATDNAVNSAINVGVTAFNIDNIGIKAVVKKTAKETGHAVLDEYNVLDDEDKKLH, from the exons ATGGAACAACTGCAGGGTCCAGTTATGCAAGAAGATGCAAATATTAAAGCTATTAATGAAGAGTACAGGAAAGCCTTTATTTTTATCAATAAAGGACTGAATACAGATGAACTGGGTCAGAAGGAAGAGGCAAGAAGTTATTATAAGCAAGGGCTTGACCACTTGCTCCGAGGAGTTAGCATTCCATCGCAGGGCCCTGCATGTGTCGGGTCCCAGTGGGAGTCTGCCAGGCAAATGCAACAGAAGATGAGGGAGACGCTCCGAAACGTTCATGCTCGACTCGGCATTCTAGAACAAAACACCCCACCCGTACAAGCAAGTCCTGCTGCAATGGATGCCCCTGCTGGGGTGTCCAAGCTGTACCCATCCATTCCTTCCAAAGAAAAGCCAGAAAGACCCCCAGCCCCTAATTCTCTGTTCCTACCACGTCAGCCACCTGCAGCAGATGGAAGTGTTGCAACTGTGAGCCAGGGGCAAACTGCAGCTATGAGTCCATCATCTGCAAAACCTCTTTGTCTGCCAAATGAAGCACCTCCTGCCTATACTCCTCAAGCTACCAATGGCCATTTTACTGTGTCTTATGGCACAGACTCTGGGGAGTTTTCTTCTGTAGGTGAGGACTACTACAGTAAGTGTACTCAGCCACCTCCCCTTGAAAACCTGGGAGTGGATGCAGATGAGCTGATCTTGATTCCCCAAGGAGTACAGATATTCTTTGTGACTCCTGATGGGCAGGTTAGTGCTCCTTCGTATCCTGGATATCTACGCATTGTGAAGTTCTTGGATACAGATAGTGAGACGGCCCAGAATCGTCCACCTGCATTTCTTCAG GTTTGTGACTGGTTGTATCCTCTAATGTGTAACCAGTCTCCTGTTCTGTGCTGCAATACTGGAGTCTACATGTTCCCTGACACGATGTCCCAGATACCAGGGTCCTACGTGGGAGTAGTGCTGTCTTCAGAACTTCCAGCAGCTGACAGAGAGCTGTTTGAGGATCTCTTAAAACAGATGTCTGACCTTCGAATCCAA CCTTCAGAAGCCTCTAGTGATACAGTTAACTTGCCTCAGACTGTACGTATCCAACCACAACCTGAAGGAGCAGAAAATCAGAAAGAGTTGCCAGAGTGGAGTGAGAAAGTTGCCCATGGAATCTTGTCAG GTGCATCTTGGGTAAGCTGGGGCCTAATAAAAGGAGCAGAATATACTGGCAAAGCTATCCACAAAGGAGCTTCTAAACTGCGAGAACACATTCAACCAGAAGAAAAACCTCTAGAAGTCAACCCAACTGTGGCAAAGGGACTTCATGTAGCAAAACAGGCTACAGGAGGAGCTGTGAAAGTCAGCCAGTTCTTAG TTGAGGGAGTGTGTTCCATAGCAAGCTGTGTCGGAAAGGAGCTGGCTCCACACATGAAGAAGCATGGCAGCAAATTAGTTCCAGAATCCCTTAAGAAAGATAAAGATGGCAAATCCACTTTTGATGGTGCTCTGGTGGTAGCAGCAAGTGGAATTCAAG GGTTTGCAACAGTGTGGCAAGGTTTAGAAAGTGCAGCGAAGTGCATTGCTAAAAGTGTTTCAACCGAGACTGTAAAAACTGTCAAATACAA GTACGGAGATGATGCTGGCCATGCTACAGACAACGCTGTGAATTCTGCAATCAATGTTGGTGTGACAGCATTTAACATTGACAATATTGGTATCAAAGCTGTTGTAAAGAAAACTGCAAAGGAAACCGGCCATGCTGTGTTAGATGAGTATAATGTATTGGATGATGAGGATAAAAAATTACACTGA
- the SPART gene encoding spartin isoform X3 codes for MEQLQGPVMQEDANIKAINEEYRKAFIFINKGLNTDELGQKEEARSYYKQGLDHLLRGVSIPSQGPACVGSQWESARQMQQKMRETLRNVHARLGILEQNTPPVQASPAAMDAPAGVSKLYPSIPSKEKPERPPAPNSLFLPRQPPAADGSVATVSQGQTAAMSPSSAKPLCLPNEAPPAYTPQATNGHFTVSYGTDSGEFSSVGEDYYSKCTQPPPLENLGVDADELILIPQGVQIFFVTPDGQVSAPSYPGYLRIVKFLDTDSETAQNRPPAFLQVCDWLYPLMCNQSPVLCCNTGVYMFPDTMSQIPGSYVGVVLSSELPAADRELFEDLLKQMSDLRIQVPGSHERVGLSSELPATERAHFEDKFKQMSGHKVQPSEASSDTVNLPQTVRIQPQPEGAENQKELPEWSEKVAHGILSGASWVSWGLIKGAEYTGKAIHKGASKLREHIQPEEKPLEVNPTVAKGLHVAKQATGGAVKVSQFLVEGVCSIASCVGKELAPHMKKHGSKLVPESLKKDKDGKSTFDGALVVAASGIQGFATVWQGLESAAKCIAKSVSTETVKTVKYKYKNRKCGDLQSTATKSEKQ; via the exons ATGGAACAACTGCAGGGTCCAGTTATGCAAGAAGATGCAAATATTAAAGCTATTAATGAAGAGTACAGGAAAGCCTTTATTTTTATCAATAAAGGACTGAATACAGATGAACTGGGTCAGAAGGAAGAGGCAAGAAGTTATTATAAGCAAGGGCTTGACCACTTGCTCCGAGGAGTTAGCATTCCATCGCAGGGCCCTGCATGTGTCGGGTCCCAGTGGGAGTCTGCCAGGCAAATGCAACAGAAGATGAGGGAGACGCTCCGAAACGTTCATGCTCGACTCGGCATTCTAGAACAAAACACCCCACCCGTACAAGCAAGTCCTGCTGCAATGGATGCCCCTGCTGGGGTGTCCAAGCTGTACCCATCCATTCCTTCCAAAGAAAAGCCAGAAAGACCCCCAGCCCCTAATTCTCTGTTCCTACCACGTCAGCCACCTGCAGCAGATGGAAGTGTTGCAACTGTGAGCCAGGGGCAAACTGCAGCTATGAGTCCATCATCTGCAAAACCTCTTTGTCTGCCAAATGAAGCACCTCCTGCCTATACTCCTCAAGCTACCAATGGCCATTTTACTGTGTCTTATGGCACAGACTCTGGGGAGTTTTCTTCTGTAGGTGAGGACTACTACAGTAAGTGTACTCAGCCACCTCCCCTTGAAAACCTGGGAGTGGATGCAGATGAGCTGATCTTGATTCCCCAAGGAGTACAGATATTCTTTGTGACTCCTGATGGGCAGGTTAGTGCTCCTTCGTATCCTGGATATCTACGCATTGTGAAGTTCTTGGATACAGATAGTGAGACGGCCCAGAATCGTCCACCTGCATTTCTTCAG GTTTGTGACTGGTTGTATCCTCTAATGTGTAACCAGTCTCCTGTTCTGTGCTGCAATACTGGAGTCTACATGTTCCCTGACACGATGTCCCAGATACCAGGGTCCTACGTGGGAGTAGTGCTGTCTTCAGAACTTCCAGCAGCTGACAGAGAGCTGTTTGAGGATCTCTTAAAACAGATGTCTGACCTTCGAATCCAA GTGCCAGGATCCCATGAGAGAGTAGGGTTATCTTCAGAGCTCCCAGCAACTGAGAGAGCGCATTTTGAAGATAAATTTAAACAGATGTCTGGCCACAAAGTCCAG CCTTCAGAAGCCTCTAGTGATACAGTTAACTTGCCTCAGACTGTACGTATCCAACCACAACCTGAAGGAGCAGAAAATCAGAAAGAGTTGCCAGAGTGGAGTGAGAAAGTTGCCCATGGAATCTTGTCAG GTGCATCTTGGGTAAGCTGGGGCCTAATAAAAGGAGCAGAATATACTGGCAAAGCTATCCACAAAGGAGCTTCTAAACTGCGAGAACACATTCAACCAGAAGAAAAACCTCTAGAAGTCAACCCAACTGTGGCAAAGGGACTTCATGTAGCAAAACAGGCTACAGGAGGAGCTGTGAAAGTCAGCCAGTTCTTAG TTGAGGGAGTGTGTTCCATAGCAAGCTGTGTCGGAAAGGAGCTGGCTCCACACATGAAGAAGCATGGCAGCAAATTAGTTCCAGAATCCCTTAAGAAAGATAAAGATGGCAAATCCACTTTTGATGGTGCTCTGGTGGTAGCAGCAAGTGGAATTCAAG GGTTTGCAACAGTGTGGCAAGGTTTAGAAAGTGCAGCGAAGTGCATTGCTAAAAGTGTTTCAACCGAGACTGTAAAAACTGTCAAATACAA aTATAAAAATAGGAAATGTGGAGATCTGCAGTCAACAGCCACTAAGAGTGAAAAACAATAA